A stretch of Crossiella cryophila DNA encodes these proteins:
- a CDS encoding glycoside hydrolase family protein, translated as MDDTAHHPATFSRRTLLGGTAALGSAAVLGAMPAPAAAAPGGFPDYRYLKLAFDKATLTYPPARREVIFPCVRGTAGRIANPLGRFYLYYAPHDAPGGICLSYADSLEGPFREYGGNPLVRREWPPHYDFVTHVSSPHVLWNSRAREMWLYFHGENTTTRLARSTDGITFRYDKIVLSTTMLPASTREASYARVFEHSIPARGAHYVMVFMINTTANRRSIGWGWSADGRNWSFDQQPLIRPEEIGRTNLSGPHVLFRNDSAYVVYHTDQGGMRITEVGRDFSRRVHLGVFHTPLSTAPDNGRSAAPSFGSDGGREYMFYEAGDRLGGNIAIARAV; from the coding sequence ATGGACGACACCGCGCACCACCCGGCGACCTTCTCCCGCCGCACCCTGCTCGGCGGCACCGCCGCACTGGGCTCCGCCGCCGTGCTCGGCGCGATGCCCGCCCCGGCCGCCGCGGCCCCTGGCGGCTTCCCCGACTACCGCTACCTCAAGCTGGCCTTCGACAAGGCCACGCTGACCTATCCCCCGGCCCGCCGCGAGGTGATCTTCCCGTGCGTGCGCGGCACCGCGGGCCGGATCGCGAACCCGTTGGGCCGCTTCTACCTCTACTACGCCCCGCACGACGCCCCCGGCGGGATCTGCCTGAGCTACGCCGACTCCCTGGAAGGCCCGTTCCGGGAGTACGGCGGCAATCCACTGGTGCGGCGGGAATGGCCGCCGCACTACGACTTCGTGACGCACGTGTCCAGTCCGCACGTGCTGTGGAACAGCCGGGCCAGGGAGATGTGGCTTTACTTCCACGGGGAGAACACCACCACCCGGCTGGCCCGCTCCACCGACGGCATCACCTTCCGCTACGACAAGATCGTGCTGTCCACCACCATGCTGCCCGCCAGCACCAGGGAAGCCAGCTACGCCAGGGTGTTCGAGCACAGCATCCCGGCACGCGGCGCGCACTACGTGATGGTCTTCATGATCAATACCACCGCGAACCGGCGCTCCATCGGCTGGGGCTGGTCGGCCGACGGGCGGAACTGGAGCTTCGACCAGCAACCGCTGATCCGGCCGGAGGAGATCGGGCGGACCAACCTGTCCGGGCCACATGTGTTGTTCCGCAACGATTCCGCCTACGTCGTCTACCACACCGACCAGGGCGGGATGCGGATCACCGAGGTCGGCAGGGACTTCAGCAGGCGCGTCCACCTGGGTGTCTTCCACACACCGCTGAGCACCGCGCCGGACAACGGCCGTTCCGCCGCCCCGTCCTTCGGTTCCGACGGCGGGCGGGAGTACATGTTCTACGAGGCCGGGGACCGGCTGGGCGGCAACATCGCGATCGCGCGGGCGGTGTGA
- a CDS encoding LacI family DNA-binding transcriptional regulator, whose amino-acid sequence MARLAGVSQTTVSLVLSGNKSGICLAETTRRRVLAAAQTLGYAPDPVATRLALARNNILGLYTFTATFPTGVEHSYYPSLAGVEAEAAAQGQDVLLFTGSTGAGQDILRRVRVADGCLFLGRHVPEDQLAVLLAEDYPFVHIGRRDELDGRIPYVGADYVSAAAEVVHGLHALGHRHIRYVRERDEAPSSADRELGVRRAAAATGLDHDDLVHRADAAEITPGLLESWLAAGVTALVTEETDTGAVFTALTRALDALGVDCPSTVSLALLGAPPVTGWRDRRISGFAVPRHEMSRAAVRLLVDLVTGAEHPPHQHLLPCPPRTGDTTGPAPHR is encoded by the coding sequence GTGGCCCGACTGGCCGGGGTCTCCCAGACCACGGTGTCGCTGGTGCTCAGCGGCAACAAGTCCGGCATCTGCCTGGCCGAGACCACCCGCCGCCGGGTACTGGCCGCCGCCCAGACCCTGGGCTACGCGCCCGACCCGGTGGCCACCCGGCTCGCCCTGGCCCGCAACAACATCCTCGGCCTCTACACCTTCACCGCGACCTTCCCCACCGGCGTCGAACACTCCTACTACCCCTCGCTGGCCGGGGTGGAGGCCGAGGCCGCCGCCCAGGGCCAGGACGTGCTGCTGTTCACCGGCTCCACCGGCGCGGGCCAGGACATCCTGCGCCGGGTCCGGGTCGCCGACGGCTGCCTGTTCCTGGGCAGGCACGTGCCAGAGGACCAGCTCGCCGTGCTGCTGGCCGAGGACTACCCGTTCGTCCACATCGGACGCCGGGACGAACTGGACGGCCGCATCCCCTATGTCGGCGCGGACTACGTCAGCGCCGCCGCCGAGGTCGTGCACGGCCTGCACGCCCTGGGACACCGGCACATCCGCTACGTCCGGGAGCGGGACGAGGCCCCGTCCTCGGCCGACCGCGAACTCGGCGTACGCCGGGCCGCCGCGGCCACCGGACTCGACCACGACGACCTGGTGCACCGCGCCGACGCCGCCGAGATCACCCCCGGACTCCTGGAGAGCTGGCTGGCCGCCGGGGTCACCGCGCTGGTCACCGAGGAGACCGACACCGGAGCCGTGTTCACCGCCCTGACCAGGGCACTGGACGCACTCGGCGTGGACTGCCCGAGCACGGTGTCGCTGGCCCTGCTCGGCGCGCCACCGGTCACCGGCTGGCGGGACCGCCGGATCAGCGGCTTCGCCGTGCCCCGGCACGAGATGTCCCGCGCCGCGGTCCGGCTGCTGGTCGACCTGGTCACCGGCGCGGAGCACCCACCGCACCAGCACCTGCTGCCGTGTCCACCGCGCACCGGCGACACCACCGGTCCGGCACCCCATCGCTGA
- a CDS encoding FAD-dependent oxidoreductase, with translation MSERETEILVVGGGLGGVAAALAATRAGHTVVLTEETDWIGGQLTAQAVPPDEHPWIERFGCTASYRELREGIRAYYRRAYPLRAEALRQRELNPGAGRVSKLCHEPRVALAVLQELCQPQIAAGLLTILLQHKPIRAHVHGDLVEAITLAGPDGAEITVRAAYVLDATESGDLLPMAGVEHVTGAEAAAEHNEPHAPDLADPYNLQGITYCFALSHHQGENHVIDRPEMYSFWRTYRPEFWPGPLIGFRAPDPRTLEPTERTFRPNPDIDPLAVSADQSADAGDKELWGFRRILARGLHQPGSFDSDITLVNWPLNDYWLMPAMEIDGGVDADGVRTALHEAKHLSLSVLYWLQTEAPRHDGGTGFPGLKLRNEITGTADGLAKAPYIRESRRIRAKRTVTERDVALELVGPAGGTRYPDSVGIGSYRIDLHPSTGGDNYIDVASVPFEIPLGALLPQRVRNLLPAAKNLGTTHITNGCFRLHPVEWNVGEVSGHLAGFALRNGVEPHQVHAETKLLDSFTQELDRAGVERRWPDIRGY, from the coding sequence TTGTCCGAGCGTGAAACAGAGATCCTGGTCGTCGGCGGCGGCCTCGGCGGGGTCGCCGCCGCCCTGGCCGCCACCAGGGCCGGGCACACCGTGGTGCTGACCGAGGAGACCGACTGGATCGGCGGCCAGCTCACCGCGCAGGCCGTGCCACCGGATGAGCACCCGTGGATCGAGCGCTTCGGCTGCACCGCCAGCTACCGTGAACTCCGCGAGGGCATCCGCGCCTACTACCGGCGCGCCTACCCGCTGCGCGCCGAGGCACTGCGGCAGCGCGAGCTGAACCCGGGCGCCGGGCGGGTCAGCAAGCTCTGCCACGAACCGCGGGTCGCCCTGGCCGTGCTCCAGGAGCTGTGCCAGCCCCAGATCGCCGCCGGACTACTCACCATCCTGTTGCAGCACAAGCCGATCCGCGCGCATGTGCACGGTGACCTGGTCGAGGCGATCACCCTCGCCGGGCCGGACGGCGCCGAGATCACCGTGCGCGCCGCCTACGTCCTGGACGCCACCGAGTCCGGCGACCTGCTGCCGATGGCCGGCGTCGAACACGTCACGGGGGCCGAGGCGGCCGCCGAACACAACGAGCCGCACGCGCCCGATCTCGCTGATCCATACAACCTCCAAGGCATCACCTACTGTTTCGCGTTGTCCCACCACCAGGGCGAGAACCATGTCATCGACCGGCCGGAGATGTACTCGTTCTGGCGCACCTACCGGCCGGAGTTCTGGCCCGGCCCGCTGATCGGTTTCCGCGCACCGGATCCACGCACGCTCGAACCGACCGAACGCACCTTCCGCCCGAACCCGGACATCGATCCGCTCGCGGTCAGCGCCGACCAGAGCGCGGACGCCGGGGACAAGGAACTGTGGGGCTTCCGGCGCATCCTCGCGCGCGGCCTGCACCAGCCCGGCAGCTTCGACTCCGACATCACCCTGGTCAACTGGCCACTCAACGACTACTGGCTCATGCCTGCGATGGAGATCGACGGCGGGGTCGACGCCGACGGTGTCCGTACTGCCCTGCACGAGGCCAAGCACCTGTCGCTGTCCGTACTGTACTGGCTGCAGACCGAAGCCCCACGCCACGACGGCGGAACCGGCTTCCCAGGACTGAAGCTGCGTAATGAAATCACCGGAACGGCTGACGGCCTCGCGAAAGCACCATATATCCGCGAATCCCGGCGCATCCGTGCCAAAAGGACAGTCACCGAACGTGATGTGGCGCTGGAACTGGTCGGTCCGGCCGGTGGCACCAGGTACCCGGATTCGGTGGGCATCGGCAGCTACCGGATCGATCTTCACCCCTCCACCGGCGGCGACAATTACATAGACGTGGCAAGCGTTCCGTTCGAGATACCGCTCGGCGCGCTGCTGCCACAACGGGTCCGGAACCTGCTGCCCGCGGCCAAGAATCTGGGCACCACCCACATCACCAACGGCTGCTTCCGACTCCACCCCGTCGAGTGGAATGTGGGAGAGGTTTCCGGGCACCTGGCGGGCTTCGCGCTACGCAACGGAGTCGAACCGCACCAGGTGCACGCCGAGACCAAGCTGCTGGACAGCTTCACCCAGGAACTCGACCGCGCCGGCGTGGAACGCCGCTGGCCGGACATCCGCGGGTACTGA
- a CDS encoding hydantoinase/oxoprolinase family protein gives MGRIRVGIDVGGTFTDAVAVSASTFELLGQVKVPTSHHHPDGVAHGIVAALTQLLAQVGVAAAEVGFLAHGTTQATNALLEGDVAKVGIVGVGKGFDGWATARLRALGRLKLAPGRTLPVSYAAARDPAEAATAVTTLRKAGAEVLVAVEPFSVDDPLGEQAVLAAAAEAGLPATATHEISKLYGLTKRARTAVLNAGIMPRMLETATLVERGIAAAGITAPLMVMRCDGGVMSLAEMRSRPLLTVLSGPAAGVAGALLAERISEGVFLETGGTSTDISVIRRGRVQIRHASLGGRETYLSALDVRTVGVGGGSMIRLAPGQQEIADVGPRSAHIAGLPYACFASTAELAGARLITLRPRPEDPDDYLAIEAAGGRYAITLTCAANALGVVPPGDHAQADPALARLALAPLALALGVPVEAAARAVLDQAIRPIRAVLDALLADYRLDRDLLTLVGGGGGAATVTPHLGAETRLDWRIAAHSEVISPLGVALALVRESVERIVPNPGHADVLAVRAEAEAAVVAQGADPAGVEVEVLVDPQRNLVRAIATGATDLRTKDRASTVDEQRAGEIAARSLDVPVTEVRPLAHNGNYRVFGHTRKRGLLRRPRLAVRVVDAEGVVRVHSADAHVDTLTVAEAPARLLELIHGRTRYGDGGGRAPAVRLLLGAKVVDLSGVLAVDALLALADTELRTRAPGETLVAIMEERR, from the coding sequence GTGGGACGGATCAGGGTCGGCATCGACGTCGGCGGCACCTTCACCGACGCGGTCGCGGTCAGCGCAAGCACATTCGAGCTGCTCGGCCAGGTCAAGGTGCCGACCAGCCACCACCACCCCGACGGCGTGGCGCACGGCATCGTGGCCGCGCTGACCCAACTCCTGGCGCAGGTCGGCGTGGCTGCCGCCGAGGTCGGCTTCCTCGCACACGGCACCACCCAGGCCACCAACGCCCTGCTCGAAGGCGACGTCGCCAAGGTCGGGATCGTGGGCGTGGGCAAGGGTTTCGACGGCTGGGCCACCGCACGACTGCGTGCCCTGGGCAGGCTGAAACTCGCCCCCGGCCGCACCCTGCCGGTCAGCTACGCCGCCGCCCGCGACCCGGCCGAGGCCGCCACCGCCGTGACCACGCTGAGAAAAGCGGGCGCGGAGGTGCTGGTCGCGGTCGAACCCTTCAGCGTGGACGACCCACTCGGCGAACAGGCCGTGCTCGCCGCCGCGGCCGAAGCCGGCCTCCCCGCCACCGCCACCCACGAGATCTCCAAGCTGTACGGCCTGACCAAACGCGCCCGCACCGCCGTGCTCAACGCCGGGATCATGCCGCGCATGCTGGAGACCGCCACCCTGGTCGAACGCGGCATCGCCGCGGCCGGGATCACCGCCCCGCTGATGGTCATGCGCTGCGACGGCGGCGTCATGTCCCTGGCCGAGATGCGCAGCCGCCCCCTGCTCACCGTGCTCTCCGGCCCCGCCGCCGGGGTCGCGGGCGCGCTGCTGGCCGAACGGATCAGCGAGGGCGTCTTCCTGGAAACCGGCGGCACCTCCACCGACATCAGCGTCATCCGCCGCGGCCGGGTGCAGATCCGGCACGCCAGCCTGGGCGGCCGGGAGACCTACCTGTCCGCGCTGGACGTGCGCACCGTCGGCGTCGGCGGCGGCTCGATGATCCGGCTCGCCCCGGGACAGCAGGAGATCGCCGACGTCGGGCCGCGCAGCGCGCACATCGCCGGACTGCCCTACGCCTGCTTCGCCAGCACCGCCGAACTCGCCGGGGCCAGGCTCATCACCCTGCGCCCACGACCGGAGGACCCCGACGACTACCTGGCCATCGAGGCCGCCGGCGGGCGCTACGCGATCACCCTGACCTGCGCGGCCAACGCCCTCGGCGTGGTCCCACCAGGCGATCACGCGCAGGCCGACCCCGCCCTCGCCCGGCTCGCGCTCGCCCCCCTGGCACTGGCCCTGGGCGTGCCGGTGGAGGCGGCCGCGCGGGCCGTGCTCGACCAGGCGATCCGTCCGATCCGGGCCGTCCTCGACGCGTTGCTGGCCGACTACCGGCTGGACCGGGACCTGCTCACCCTGGTCGGCGGCGGTGGGGGAGCGGCCACCGTCACCCCGCACCTGGGCGCGGAAACCCGGCTGGACTGGCGGATCGCCGCGCACAGCGAGGTCATCAGCCCACTGGGCGTCGCCCTGGCCCTAGTGCGGGAATCGGTCGAACGGATCGTGCCCAACCCCGGGCACGCCGACGTGCTGGCCGTGCGCGCCGAGGCCGAGGCCGCCGTGGTCGCCCAGGGCGCCGATCCGGCCGGGGTCGAGGTGGAGGTCCTGGTCGACCCGCAGCGCAACCTGGTCCGCGCCATCGCCACCGGTGCCACCGACCTGCGCACCAAGGACCGCGCGTCCACAGTGGACGAACAGCGGGCAGGCGAGATCGCCGCGCGCAGCCTGGACGTGCCGGTCACCGAGGTGCGGCCGTTGGCGCACAACGGCAACTACCGCGTCTTCGGCCACACCCGCAAGCGCGGCCTGCTCCGGCGACCGCGGCTGGCCGTGCGGGTGGTCGACGCCGAGGGCGTGGTCCGCGTGCACAGCGCCGACGCGCACGTGGACACCCTGACCGTCGCCGAAGCCCCGGCCAGACTGCTCGAACTCATCCACGGCCGCACCCGCTACGGCGACGGCGGCGGTCGCGCCCCCGCGGTCCGATTGCTGTTGGGCGCCAAGGTGGTCGACCTCAGCGGCGTGCTCGCCGTGGACGCGCTGCTCGCCCTGGCCGACACCGAACTCCGCACCCGCGCACCGGGTGAAACCCTGGTCGCGATCATGGAGGAACGGCGATGA
- a CDS encoding TRAP transporter large permease subunit, which translates to MGFVIVAVMAVGVLLMLTRLLPTAFTLGFLAVAIALLSGASLLGKTDSVATTVLQTGAPLLAATMIAILLGSWLGALLEETGIAATLVRKIVEFGGERPSLVALGVFGVSLLVGTITGSAPAALLAGVVGIPAMIAVGVPKVVAAGTVLMGISAGLPLELIGWQFLADALRMPIEQVRSFQLRLFPIVLVIGIAYVLIETRRKGVRHAWAVRASASRRARRGDAPWYALLTPLVPIVLALGFDLPIVPALLAGLLYCLVSTYRRGGAKERALRTLYRAFEVAAPPIVLFVAIGMLLSAVRLPGAVAALNPIVQAVSPAGPVLFVLVFAVLAPLSLYRGPLNIYGLGAGVAGVLISGGVYPQTAVLGLMSSLGQVLGVSDPTSTQTVWSAQYAGTRPERVMLSTLPYTWLIALGGLTLTALLYL; encoded by the coding sequence ATGGGTTTTGTCATCGTGGCCGTGATGGCCGTGGGTGTGCTGCTGATGCTCACCCGGTTGCTGCCCACCGCGTTCACCCTCGGCTTCCTCGCCGTGGCCATCGCCCTGCTGTCCGGGGCCAGCCTGCTCGGCAAGACCGACAGCGTGGCCACCACCGTGCTGCAGACCGGCGCCCCGCTGCTGGCCGCCACCATGATCGCCATCCTGCTCGGCTCCTGGCTGGGCGCGCTGCTGGAGGAGACCGGCATCGCCGCGACCCTGGTGCGCAAGATCGTGGAGTTCGGCGGGGAACGGCCCTCGCTGGTGGCTCTGGGCGTGTTCGGGGTGTCGCTGCTGGTCGGCACCATCACCGGCTCCGCGCCCGCCGCGCTGCTGGCCGGGGTGGTGGGGATCCCGGCGATGATCGCGGTCGGCGTGCCCAAGGTGGTCGCCGCAGGCACCGTGCTGATGGGCATCTCCGCCGGACTGCCCCTGGAACTGATCGGCTGGCAGTTCCTGGCCGACGCGCTGCGGATGCCGATCGAGCAGGTCCGCTCCTTCCAGCTGCGGCTGTTCCCGATCGTGCTGGTCATCGGGATCGCCTACGTGCTCATCGAAACCCGGCGCAAGGGCGTGCGGCACGCCTGGGCGGTGCGCGCCTCCGCCTCGCGCCGGGCCCGGCGGGGCGACGCGCCCTGGTACGCGCTGCTCACCCCGCTGGTGCCGATCGTGCTCGCGCTCGGCTTCGACCTGCCGATCGTGCCCGCCCTGCTCGCCGGACTGCTCTACTGCCTGGTCAGCACCTACCGGCGGGGCGGGGCCAAGGAACGCGCGCTGCGCACGCTGTACCGGGCCTTCGAGGTGGCCGCGCCGCCGATCGTGCTGTTCGTGGCCATCGGGATGCTGTTGTCCGCGGTGCGGCTGCCCGGCGCGGTCGCGGCGCTCAACCCGATCGTGCAAGCCGTCAGCCCGGCCGGTCCGGTGCTGTTCGTGCTGGTCTTCGCGGTGCTGGCGCCGCTGTCGCTGTACCGGGGGCCGCTCAACATCTACGGTCTGGGCGCGGGTGTGGCCGGGGTGCTGATCTCCGGCGGGGTGTACCCGCAGACCGCGGTGCTGGGCCTGATGTCCTCCCTGGGCCAGGTGCTCGGCGTGTCCGATCCGACCAGCACGCAGACGGTGTGGAGTGCCCAGTACGCGGGCACCCGCCCGGAACGGGTGATGCTGTCCACGCTGCCCTACACCTGGCTGATCGCCCTGGGCGGCCTGACCCTGACCGCGCTGCTGTACCTGTAG
- a CDS encoding GNAT family N-acetyltransferase, with protein sequence MTDIRPADPGQADELTELMHASSAYRGEYASILHEFRLTAADLSTEPTFVAMRAERPLGFYRLILDPPELDLLFVADHAQGLGLGARLLRHMLAEAARRGLTAVRIVSHPPAAEFYRRQGARQVRILPPSPPRVTWSRPEFTLPVPPAAGCTRPPAPPGS encoded by the coding sequence GTGACCGACATTCGCCCCGCCGACCCCGGCCAGGCCGATGAGCTGACCGAGCTGATGCACGCCAGTTCGGCCTACCGGGGTGAGTACGCCTCGATCCTGCACGAGTTCCGGCTCACCGCCGCGGATCTGAGCACCGAACCCACCTTCGTCGCGATGCGCGCGGAGCGGCCGCTGGGCTTCTACCGGCTCATCCTGGATCCGCCGGAGCTGGACCTGCTGTTCGTGGCCGATCACGCGCAGGGACTGGGGCTGGGAGCGCGGCTGCTCCGGCACATGCTGGCCGAGGCTGCGCGCCGCGGGCTGACCGCGGTGCGGATCGTCTCGCACCCACCCGCGGCCGAGTTCTACCGCCGGCAGGGCGCGCGGCAGGTCCGGATCCTGCCGCCGTCGCCGCCCCGGGTGACCTGGTCCCGGCCGGAGTTCACCCTCCCGGTACCTCCGGCCGCTGGGTGCACACGGCCACCAGCCCCACCAGGATCATGA
- a CDS encoding TetR/AcrR family transcriptional regulator, translating into MTTQASPRERILGATSALFYRQGIQATGVEELAEAAAVSKRTLYKVFGSKDNLVTAYLEQLATRSLGNEANLARADLSARDRLIALFDRPDQALGFRGCPMHNAAVELAAGNQAAHAVIHRHKLDFLHRLTETAREAGASDPEELGRQLFVLFEGSMALATSLDDDAAFDYGRPAALNLITAATGS; encoded by the coding sequence ATGACCACCCAGGCCAGCCCGCGTGAGCGCATCCTCGGCGCGACCAGCGCACTGTTCTACCGGCAGGGCATCCAGGCCACCGGCGTGGAGGAGCTGGCCGAGGCCGCGGCGGTCTCCAAGCGCACCCTCTACAAAGTGTTCGGCAGCAAGGACAACCTGGTCACCGCCTACCTGGAGCAGCTCGCCACCAGATCCCTGGGCAACGAGGCCAACCTGGCCCGCGCCGACCTGTCCGCCCGGGACCGGCTGATCGCCCTGTTCGACCGCCCGGACCAGGCCCTCGGATTCCGCGGCTGCCCCATGCACAACGCCGCGGTCGAACTGGCCGCGGGCAACCAGGCCGCGCACGCGGTGATCCACCGCCACAAGCTCGACTTCCTGCACCGCCTGACCGAGACCGCCCGCGAGGCCGGGGCGAGCGATCCGGAGGAGCTGGGCCGCCAGCTGTTCGTGCTGTTCGAGGGCTCGATGGCCCTGGCAACCTCACTGGATGACGACGCCGCCTTCGACTACGGCCGCCCAGCCGCGCTCAACCTGATCACCGCCGCCACCGGCAGCTGA
- a CDS encoding alpha/beta fold hydrolase, which translates to MTTHTHVTAPTQFVEVDGTRYAYRRFGADTGTPLVFLQHFRGGLDNWDPAVTDGLAAHRPVLLLNYAGVGASTGATPETIEGHADGVAAALGGLGLRTVDVLGFSIGGMVAQEVALRHAELVRRLILVGTRAKGGTSEGAHPDYPHVATRNAVPELADFLFLFFDPAQASQDAGREFWDRRTARADADPPSGAQTMQAQGIAGAKWQADGEDRFADLARITQPTLVVNGREDVMVPTINSYDLARHLPNAQLSIYPESGHGALFQYPELFVSQAERFLANHRVFH; encoded by the coding sequence ATGACCACGCACACCCATGTCACCGCACCGACACAATTCGTCGAGGTCGACGGGACCCGGTACGCCTACCGCCGTTTCGGCGCGGACACCGGCACCCCGCTGGTCTTCCTCCAGCACTTCCGCGGCGGCCTGGACAACTGGGACCCGGCGGTCACCGACGGACTGGCCGCGCACCGCCCGGTGCTGCTGCTCAACTACGCCGGCGTCGGCGCCTCCACCGGAGCGACCCCGGAAACCATCGAGGGCCACGCCGACGGGGTCGCGGCCGCACTCGGCGGACTGGGCCTGCGCACGGTGGACGTGCTGGGCTTCTCCATCGGCGGCATGGTCGCCCAGGAAGTGGCCCTGCGGCACGCTGAACTGGTACGCAGGCTCATCCTGGTCGGCACCAGGGCCAAGGGCGGCACCAGCGAGGGCGCGCACCCGGACTACCCGCACGTGGCCACCCGCAACGCGGTGCCGGAACTCGCGGACTTCCTGTTTCTCTTCTTCGACCCGGCCCAGGCCAGCCAGGACGCGGGCCGCGAGTTCTGGGACCGCCGCACCGCCCGCGCCGACGCCGACCCGCCCTCGGGCGCGCAGACCATGCAGGCCCAGGGCATCGCCGGGGCGAAGTGGCAGGCCGACGGCGAGGACCGCTTCGCCGACCTGGCCCGCATCACCCAGCCGACCCTGGTGGTCAACGGGCGCGAGGACGTCATGGTGCCGACGATCAACTCCTACGACCTGGCCCGGCACCTGCCGAACGCCCAGCTCAGCATTTACCCGGAATCCGGCCACGGCGCGCTGTTCCAGTACCCGGAACTGTTCGTCAGCCAGGCCGAGCGATTCCTCGCCAACCACCGCGTGTTCCACTGA
- the crtI gene encoding phytoene desaturase family protein produces MTDGFGSRRTTERSTAMRRVTGRSDHVLVVGGGLAGLSAALHLRGSGREVTVVEREPHPGGRAGRLDVDGFRLDTGPTVLTMPELIDEALHAVGDSLARRLELLPLHPAYRARFADGTSLDVHTGAEAMAEEVRRFAGPAEAQGYLRLRQWLGRLYAVERDRFIGANFDSPLDLAGVSLAKLAALGGFGRLGPAVGRFIRDPRLRRVFSFQSLYAGVPPQRALAAYAVIAYMDTVAGVWFPRGGMRALPQAMAEAAAAAGVRFRYGETVESLEGRGGRVLAAHTATDRITCDAVVLTTDLAATYELLGHQPRRPVPLRWSPSAVVVHLAAEQTSPDLAHHTISFGEAWEQTFTEITTGGRLMSDPSLLLTTPSLTDPTLAPPGRTGHFLLAPCPNLVDAPLDWDRIGPRYAEELVTVLAKRGLLPDRAAVTRLSLVTPADWARQGLSAGTPFALAHTFAQTGPFRPGNLPRAFANVVLAGAGTTPGVGIPPVLISGRLAAQRITG; encoded by the coding sequence ATCACTGACGGGTTCGGCAGTCGGCGGACGACCGAACGGAGTACGGCCATGCGGCGGGTGACCGGACGGAGCGACCACGTCCTGGTCGTCGGTGGTGGGCTGGCCGGGTTGTCCGCGGCCCTGCACCTGCGCGGCAGCGGCCGCGAGGTGACCGTGGTGGAACGCGAACCGCATCCGGGTGGCCGGGCCGGGCGCCTCGACGTGGACGGGTTCCGCCTCGACACCGGGCCGACCGTGCTGACCATGCCGGAACTCATCGACGAGGCGCTGCACGCCGTCGGCGACTCCCTGGCGCGACGCCTGGAACTGCTGCCGCTGCACCCGGCCTACCGGGCCCGCTTCGCCGACGGCACCAGCCTGGACGTGCACACCGGGGCCGAGGCGATGGCCGAGGAGGTGCGACGGTTCGCCGGACCGGCCGAGGCCCAGGGCTACCTGCGGCTGCGGCAGTGGCTGGGCCGGTTGTACGCGGTGGAGCGGGACCGGTTCATCGGGGCCAACTTCGACTCGCCGCTGGATCTGGCCGGCGTCTCGCTGGCGAAGCTGGCGGCGCTGGGCGGGTTCGGGCGGCTGGGGCCCGCGGTGGGGCGGTTCATCCGGGATCCGCGGCTGCGGCGGGTGTTCTCCTTCCAGTCCCTCTACGCCGGGGTGCCGCCGCAGCGCGCGCTGGCCGCCTACGCGGTGATCGCCTACATGGACACCGTGGCCGGGGTGTGGTTCCCGCGCGGCGGCATGCGGGCCCTCCCCCAGGCCATGGCCGAGGCCGCCGCGGCCGCCGGGGTGCGGTTCCGCTACGGCGAGACCGTGGAATCCCTGGAGGGCCGGGGCGGCCGGGTGCTGGCCGCGCACACCGCCACCGACCGGATCACCTGCGACGCGGTGGTGCTGACCACCGACCTGGCCGCCACCTACGAGCTACTCGGCCACCAGCCGCGCCGCCCGGTGCCCCTGCGCTGGTCGCCCTCGGCGGTGGTGGTGCACCTGGCCGCCGAGCAGACCTCGCCGGACCTGGCGCACCACACGATCAGCTTCGGCGAGGCGTGGGAACAGACCTTCACCGAGATCACCACCGGCGGGCGGCTGATGTCGGATCCCTCGCTGCTGCTGACCACCCCGTCGCTGACCGATCCGACCCTCGCCCCGCCCGGCCGGACCGGGCACTTCCTGCTCGCGCCCTGCCCGAACCTGGTCGACGCGCCGCTGGACTGGGACCGGATCGGCCCGCGCTACGCCGAGGAGCTGGTGACGGTGCTGGCCAAACGCGGCCTGCTGCCGGACCGGGCCGCGGTGACCCGGCTGTCGCTGGTGACCCCGGCGGACTGGGCCCGGCAGGGGCTGTCCGCGGGCACGCCGTTCGCGCTGGCGCACACCTTCGCCCAGACCGGGCCGTTCCGGCCGGGGAACCTGCCGAGGGCGTTCGCGAACGTGGTGCTGGCGGGGGCGGGCACCACGCCCGGGGTGGGGATTCCGCCGGTGCTGATCTCCGGCAGGTTGGCGGCTCAACGCATCACGGGCTGA